In a single window of the Saccharothrix australiensis genome:
- a CDS encoding S1 family peptidase: MKVRTLFTAFAVAIGAALATAGGAAATPATDGEVTPNIVGGGNATQTYSFMVSLQSTSGSHFCGGSLIKANWVVTAKHCVQGRSASSVRVRVGSTNRSSGGTTASGAQIVTHPSYDIALLRLSTDVNQTPIKISAASGPNGTATRIIGWGQTCAPRGCGGAPTTLQELNTSIVADSGCSGINAAYEICTNNPGGRAGACYGDSGGPQIKSVGGTWELIGATSRAGNNSSTCATGPSIYMDVPAFRSWITTYVGSV; this comes from the coding sequence ATGAAGGTTCGTACCCTGTTCACCGCCTTCGCGGTCGCGATCGGGGCAGCGCTCGCCACCGCGGGCGGTGCGGCGGCGACCCCGGCCACGGACGGCGAGGTGACGCCGAACATCGTGGGCGGCGGCAACGCCACCCAGACCTACTCGTTCATGGTCTCCCTGCAGAGCACCAGCGGCAGCCACTTCTGCGGCGGCTCGCTGATCAAGGCCAACTGGGTCGTGACGGCCAAGCACTGCGTGCAGGGCCGTTCGGCGTCCTCGGTCCGCGTCCGGGTCGGCTCGACCAACCGCTCCAGCGGTGGGACGACCGCCTCCGGCGCGCAGATCGTGACCCACCCGAGTTACGACATCGCGCTGCTGCGCCTGTCGACGGACGTGAACCAGACGCCGATCAAGATCTCGGCCGCGTCCGGCCCGAACGGCACCGCCACCCGCATCATCGGCTGGGGCCAGACCTGCGCGCCGCGCGGCTGCGGCGGCGCGCCGACGACGCTCCAGGAGCTGAACACGTCCATCGTGGCGGACAGCGGTTGCAGCGGCATCAACGCCGCCTACGAGATCTGCACCAACAACCCCGGTGGTCGCGCGGGCGCCTGCTACGGCGACTCCGGTGGCCCGCAGATCAAGTCGGTCGGCGGCACGTGGGAGCTGATCGGCGCCACCAGCCGGGCCGGCAACAACAGCTCCACGTGCGCGACCGGTCCGTCGATCTACATGGACGTCCCGGCGTTCCGCTCCTGGATCACGACCTACGTGGGATCGGTCTGA
- the xseA gene encoding exodeoxyribonuclease VII large subunit, translated as MTDQKSSPEHPWPVRTVARKIFEWINRLGDVWVEGQLTQLSARPGTATAFLTLRDPSVDMSMTLTAPVALVRELQLTEGSRVVVHGKPNYFPNRGTLSLRVDEIRAVGVGELLARVERLKKLLAAEGLFDPRRKRRLPFLPGKIGLITGRASAAERDVLTNARARWPGARFRVVNVAVQGALAVPQILTALSTLDRDPEVDVIVLARGGGSVEDLLPFSDEALCRAVAQARTPVVSAIGHEPDTPLLDHVADLRCSTPTDAGKRVVPDVAEETERVRQMRDRARRALHGWVGRERELLAALRSRPALSDPHGPLDRRAQDVDQWRERGRRAIRARLDSETAGLTATAARLTTLGPAATLARGYAVVQLVTPDGVDGVVRSTADAPAGARLRVRVADGALRAVVQDVEDVEEGGGGALSGA; from the coding sequence GTGACCGACCAGAAGTCCAGCCCCGAACACCCCTGGCCGGTCCGCACGGTCGCGCGCAAGATCTTCGAGTGGATCAACCGGCTCGGCGACGTGTGGGTGGAGGGCCAGCTCACGCAGCTGAGCGCGCGCCCCGGCACGGCCACCGCGTTCCTCACGCTGCGCGACCCGTCGGTCGACATGTCGATGACGCTGACCGCGCCGGTGGCGCTGGTCCGGGAGCTCCAGCTGACCGAGGGCAGCCGCGTCGTCGTGCACGGCAAGCCCAACTACTTCCCCAACCGCGGCACGCTGAGCCTGCGCGTGGACGAGATCCGCGCGGTCGGCGTCGGCGAGTTGCTGGCCCGCGTCGAGCGGCTCAAGAAGCTGCTCGCCGCCGAGGGGCTGTTCGACCCGCGCCGCAAGCGCAGGCTCCCGTTCCTGCCCGGCAAGATCGGGTTGATCACGGGTCGGGCGTCGGCCGCCGAGCGGGACGTGCTGACCAACGCGCGCGCCCGCTGGCCGGGCGCGCGGTTCCGGGTGGTGAACGTCGCGGTGCAGGGCGCGTTGGCGGTGCCGCAGATCCTCACCGCGCTGTCCACATTGGACCGCGACCCGGAGGTCGACGTGATCGTGCTGGCGCGCGGCGGCGGCAGCGTGGAGGACCTGCTGCCGTTCTCCGACGAGGCGCTGTGCCGCGCGGTGGCGCAGGCCCGCACGCCCGTGGTGTCCGCGATCGGGCACGAGCCGGACACGCCGCTGCTGGACCACGTGGCCGACCTGCGGTGCTCCACGCCGACCGACGCGGGCAAACGGGTGGTACCCGACGTCGCCGAGGAGACCGAGCGGGTGCGCCAGATGCGCGACCGCGCCCGGCGCGCGTTGCACGGCTGGGTGGGCCGGGAGCGCGAGCTGCTCGCCGCGCTGCGTTCGCGACCTGCGCTTTCCGACCCGCACGGCCCCCTGGACCGGCGTGCGCAGGACGTGGACCAGTGGCGGGAGCGCGGCCGGCGGGCGATCCGCGCCCGACTCGATTCAGAGACCGCCGGTCTGACCGCGACCGCGGCGCGCTTGACGACCCTCGGGCCGGCGGCCACGCTGGCGCGTGGGTACGCCGTGGTGCAACTCGTCACGCCCGACGGGGTGGACGGCGTCGTCCGGTCGACCGCGGACGCGCCGGCGGGTGCCCGGCTCCGGGTGCGCGTGGCCGACGGGGCGCTGCGCGCGGTCGTCCAGGACGTCGAGGACGTCGAGGAAGGAGGCGGTGGTGCCCTCTCCGGCGCGTAA
- a CDS encoding DMT family transporter — translation MRTAIASGALASVIVGASVPVTGMLQDYPLLTGQAVRYALGGIVLLGWTLARGGRLVVPARGDWAALCALVATGMLGFNACVLYAQRYAEPGFVAAVLGASPLVLALVAPLLGGRRPATGAVVGAAVVVAGVAVLSGGGAWHGPGLALAVLTVLAEASFTLLAVGVVRRLGGVAVATWCCFVAAGAGGALGTFVGGWRAPTAREGVGLLVLGLVATAVAFGLWYFAVAKLGADRAGVLIGLMPVAGLAASVALGAQELTAVAPVGATAVALGCVIGLRGPVSDRRAPSAARPGPRPTAPR, via the coding sequence ATGCGAACCGCTATCGCGTCCGGCGCCCTGGCCTCGGTGATCGTGGGCGCGTCCGTGCCCGTCACCGGGATGCTCCAGGACTACCCGCTGCTCACCGGTCAGGCCGTGCGGTACGCGCTGGGCGGCATCGTGCTGCTCGGGTGGACGCTGGCGCGCGGCGGGCGGCTGGTCGTGCCCGCACGGGGCGACTGGGCGGCGCTGTGCGCCCTGGTGGCCACCGGGATGCTCGGGTTCAACGCCTGCGTGCTCTACGCGCAGCGCTACGCGGAACCGGGGTTCGTGGCCGCCGTGCTGGGCGCGAGCCCGCTGGTGCTGGCGCTGGTCGCGCCGCTGCTGGGCGGGCGGCGGCCCGCCACGGGCGCGGTGGTCGGCGCGGCCGTGGTGGTGGCCGGCGTGGCCGTGCTGTCCGGCGGCGGCGCGTGGCACGGGCCGGGCCTGGCGCTCGCCGTGCTGACGGTGCTGGCCGAGGCGTCGTTCACGCTGCTCGCGGTGGGCGTGGTGCGCCGGCTGGGCGGGGTCGCGGTGGCCACCTGGTGCTGCTTCGTCGCCGCCGGCGCGGGCGGTGCGCTGGGCACGTTCGTGGGCGGCTGGCGGGCGCCCACCGCGCGGGAGGGCGTGGGGCTGCTCGTGCTGGGCCTGGTGGCCACCGCGGTCGCGTTCGGGCTCTGGTACTTCGCGGTCGCGAAGCTGGGCGCGGACCGGGCGGGCGTGCTGATCGGCCTGATGCCGGTGGCGGGCCTGGCGGCGTCCGTCGCGCTGGGGGCGCAGGAGCTGACCGCCGTCGCGCCGGTGGGCGCGACGGCGGTCGCCCTCGGGTGCGTGATCGGGTTGCGCGGCCCGGTCAGCGACCGCCGCGCGCCATCCGCAGCACGTCCAGGGCCTCGTCCAACTGCGCCTCGCTGA
- a CDS encoding L,D-transpeptidase, with translation MRKLGTVLAALALAFSGLAAPANAATGTPCSIRDGACLRLSTNEAWLIYQGNASYGPVPVTHGRPGYETPVGTFQVLRKVRDDWSVPYNAPMPYAVYFTDSGVAFHEGSLTDLSHGCVHLSHDAAVTFFDNLLVGEQVQVVA, from the coding sequence ATGAGGAAGCTCGGCACTGTCCTGGCCGCGCTGGCCCTGGCGTTCTCCGGCCTCGCGGCACCCGCCAACGCGGCCACCGGCACGCCCTGTTCCATCCGGGACGGCGCTTGCCTGCGGCTGTCGACGAACGAGGCTTGGCTGATCTACCAGGGTAACGCCAGCTACGGCCCCGTTCCGGTGACACACGGCCGGCCCGGGTACGAGACGCCTGTCGGCACCTTCCAGGTGCTGCGCAAGGTCCGGGACGACTGGAGCGTGCCCTACAACGCGCCGATGCCGTACGCCGTCTACTTCACGGACAGCGGCGTCGCGTTCCACGAAGGCAGTTTGACCGACCTGTCGCACGGCTGCGTGCACCTGTCGCACGACGCGGCGGTCACGTTCTTCGACAACCTGCTCGTGGGCGAGCAGGTTCAGGTCGTCGCGTGA
- a CDS encoding 4-hydroxy-3-methylbut-2-enyl diphosphate reductase yields the protein MDKRVLLAKPRGYCAGVDRAVVTVEKALEQYGAPVYVRKEIVHNKHVVETLSQRGAIFVNETDEVPEGALVVFSAHGVSPAVHEEAAARRLRTIDATCPLVTKVHNEARRFAREDYDILLIGHEGHEEVEGTAGEAPEHIQLVDTAEDVDKVVVRDPSKVVWLSQTTLSVDETMIRVRQLQERFPDLQEPPSDDICYATSNRQTAVKTMAPECDLVLVVGSKNSSNSVRLVEVALQAGARAAHLVDYAREVDPAWLEGVSTVGVTSGASVPDILVMELLEFLAGHGYGDVEEITTANEKIAFALPRELRKDMVR from the coding sequence ATGGACAAGCGAGTGCTCCTGGCCAAGCCGCGCGGCTACTGCGCAGGCGTGGACCGCGCGGTCGTCACCGTCGAGAAGGCGCTGGAGCAGTACGGCGCGCCGGTGTACGTGCGCAAGGAGATCGTCCACAACAAGCACGTCGTGGAGACGCTGTCCCAGCGCGGCGCCATCTTCGTGAACGAGACCGACGAGGTGCCCGAGGGCGCGTTGGTCGTGTTCTCCGCGCACGGAGTGTCACCGGCCGTGCACGAAGAGGCGGCGGCGCGGCGGCTGCGCACCATCGACGCGACCTGTCCACTCGTGACGAAGGTCCACAACGAGGCACGCCGGTTCGCCCGCGAGGACTACGACATCCTGCTGATCGGCCACGAAGGACACGAAGAGGTCGAGGGCACGGCGGGCGAGGCGCCCGAGCACATCCAGCTCGTGGACACGGCCGAGGACGTGGACAAGGTCGTCGTCCGCGACCCGTCCAAGGTGGTGTGGCTGTCGCAGACCACGCTGTCCGTGGACGAGACCATGATCCGGGTGCGGCAGCTCCAAGAGCGGTTCCCGGACCTCCAGGAGCCCCCGTCGGACGACATCTGCTACGCGACGTCCAACCGGCAGACGGCCGTGAAGACGATGGCGCCCGAGTGCGACCTCGTGCTGGTCGTGGGCTCGAAGAACTCCTCGAACTCGGTGCGGCTGGTCGAGGTGGCGCTCCAGGCCGGGGCGCGTGCGGCGCACCTGGTCGACTACGCGCGCGAGGTCGACCCGGCGTGGCTGGAGGGCGTGTCCACCGTCGGGGTGACGTCCGGGGCCTCCGTGCCGGACATCCTGGTGATGGAACTGCTCGAATTCCTGGCCGGGCACGGGTACGGGGACGTCGAGGAGATCACCACGGCGAACGAGAAGATCGCCTTCGCCCTGCCGCGCGAACTGCGCAAGGACATGGTGCGCTGA
- the glpX gene encoding class II fructose-bisphosphatase, with protein sequence MVSSSSPSERRREAPDRNLALELVRVTEAAAMAAGRWVGRGDKNGGDGAAVDAMRQLIGTVSMRGVVVIGEGEKDEAPMLFNGEEVGNGDGPDCDVAVDPIDGTTLMSKGMPNALAVLAVAERGAMFDPSAVFYMEKLAVGPEAADVIDITVPIAENIRRVAKAKHSDVSDVTVCILDRPRHESLVREVRDAGARIHFISDGDVAGAISAARPNTGIDLLVGIGGTPEGIIAAAALKCMGGAIQGRLWPKDDDERQKALDAGHDLDRVLGTDDLVRGDNVFFCATGVTDGDLVRGVHYRAGGCTTQSIVMRSKSGTVRMIDGFHRLTKLREYASVDFDPRPTDEPVLPPLP encoded by the coding sequence ATGGTGTCCAGCAGCAGCCCGTCCGAGCGTCGTCGCGAAGCGCCCGACCGGAACCTCGCGCTCGAACTCGTGCGGGTCACCGAGGCCGCGGCGATGGCCGCCGGGCGGTGGGTCGGTCGTGGTGACAAGAACGGCGGTGACGGCGCGGCGGTCGACGCCATGCGCCAGTTGATCGGCACCGTCTCGATGCGCGGCGTCGTGGTGATCGGCGAGGGCGAGAAGGACGAGGCGCCCATGCTGTTCAACGGCGAGGAGGTCGGCAACGGCGACGGCCCGGACTGCGACGTCGCCGTGGACCCGATCGACGGCACCACCCTGATGTCCAAGGGGATGCCGAACGCGCTGGCGGTGCTCGCGGTGGCCGAGCGGGGCGCGATGTTCGACCCGTCCGCCGTGTTCTACATGGAGAAGCTGGCCGTGGGGCCGGAGGCGGCGGACGTCATCGACATCACGGTGCCGATCGCGGAGAACATCCGCCGGGTGGCGAAGGCCAAGCACAGCGACGTGTCCGACGTGACGGTCTGCATCCTGGACCGGCCGCGGCACGAGTCGCTGGTGCGCGAGGTGCGCGACGCGGGCGCGCGCATCCACTTCATCTCCGACGGCGACGTGGCGGGCGCGATCTCGGCGGCCCGCCCGAACACCGGCATCGACCTGTTGGTGGGCATCGGCGGCACGCCCGAGGGCATCATCGCGGCCGCGGCGCTGAAGTGCATGGGCGGCGCGATCCAGGGCAGGTTGTGGCCCAAGGACGACGACGAGCGGCAGAAGGCGTTGGACGCGGGCCACGACCTGGACCGCGTGCTCGGCACGGACGACCTGGTGCGCGGCGACAACGTGTTCTTCTGCGCCACCGGCGTCACCGACGGCGACCTGGTGCGCGGCGTGCACTACCGGGCGGGCGGCTGCACGACGCAGTCGATCGTGATGCGCTCCAAGTCCGGCACCGTGCGCATGATCGACGGGTTCCACCGGCTGACGAAGCTGCGCGAGTACGCGTCGGTCGACTTCGACCCGCGGCCCACCGACGAGCCGGTGCTGCCGCCGCTCCCGTAA
- a CDS encoding sugar ABC transporter substrate-binding protein: MPSPARKPTFLPLTMAAAGNADDEGARAVRGRAEAADRAAADCWLSLVAGCTSGGQALINRLHDLSEATSGYAGAHWWRSHGSVHRRRVAEAEHRIDDAVREGDGAEFAEAFVGYDQAVATVVVHVRNRLGKLTT, translated from the coding sequence GTGCCCTCTCCGGCGCGTAAACCCACGTTCCTGCCCTTGACGATGGCCGCCGCGGGCAACGCCGACGACGAGGGCGCCCGCGCGGTGCGCGGCCGGGCCGAGGCCGCCGACCGCGCCGCCGCCGACTGCTGGCTGTCCCTGGTGGCGGGCTGCACGTCCGGCGGGCAGGCGCTGATCAACCGGCTGCACGACCTGTCCGAGGCGACCTCCGGCTACGCGGGCGCGCACTGGTGGCGGTCGCACGGCTCGGTGCACCGCAGGCGGGTCGCGGAGGCCGAGCACCGCATCGACGACGCGGTGCGGGAGGGTGACGGCGCCGAGTTCGCGGAGGCGTTCGTCGGCTACGACCAGGCGGTGGCGACCGTCGTGGTGCACGTCCGGAACCGATTGGGGAAGTTGACCACGTGA
- a CDS encoding class II fumarate hydratase: protein MAEQEYRVEHDTMGEVRVPVGALWRAQTQRAVENFPVSGRGLERSQIRALGLLKAAAARVNQRLGVLDADVAGAIAAAADEVAAGEHDAHFPVDVFQTGSGTSSNMNANEVIATLASRALGREVHPNDHVNASQSSNDTFPTTLRVAATEAVASDVVPALEHLAGVLEGRAAEWADLVKSGRTHLMDAVPVTLGQEAGAWAAQVRYGVERLTASLPRLAELPIGGTAVGSGLNAPEGFGAAVAEELARATGLPLTEARDHFEAQATQDGVVETSGQLRATAVGLFKIANDLRWLGSGPRTGLGELALPDLQPGSSIMPGKVNPVIPEATMMVVAQVIGNDAAVAFAGAQGNFQLNVMLPVIARNVLESARLLAAVARLLADKVLAGAEPLPDRMREYAESSPSIVTPLNRYLGYEEAASIAKQSLKERKTIRQVVLERGHVPGKLSEAQLDEALDVLRMARGGR from the coding sequence ATGGCTGAACAGGAGTACCGCGTCGAGCACGACACGATGGGCGAGGTCAGGGTGCCGGTCGGCGCGTTGTGGCGCGCGCAGACGCAGCGCGCGGTGGAGAACTTCCCGGTGTCCGGGCGCGGCCTGGAGCGGTCCCAGATCCGGGCGCTCGGCCTGCTCAAGGCCGCCGCCGCGCGGGTGAACCAGCGGCTCGGCGTGCTCGACGCCGACGTGGCGGGCGCGATCGCCGCCGCGGCCGACGAGGTCGCGGCGGGCGAGCACGACGCGCACTTCCCGGTCGACGTGTTCCAGACCGGTTCCGGCACCTCGTCGAACATGAACGCCAACGAGGTCATCGCCACCCTGGCGTCCCGCGCGCTCGGCCGCGAGGTGCACCCGAACGACCACGTCAACGCCTCGCAGTCGTCCAACGACACGTTCCCGACGACGCTGCGGGTCGCGGCGACCGAAGCCGTGGCCTCCGACGTGGTCCCGGCCCTGGAGCACCTCGCCGGCGTGCTGGAGGGCCGGGCCGCCGAGTGGGCCGACCTGGTGAAGTCGGGGCGCACGCACCTGATGGACGCGGTGCCCGTCACGCTGGGCCAGGAGGCCGGCGCGTGGGCCGCGCAGGTGCGGTACGGCGTCGAGCGGCTCACCGCGAGCCTGCCCCGGCTGGCGGAGCTGCCGATCGGCGGCACGGCCGTGGGCAGCGGCCTGAACGCGCCGGAGGGGTTCGGCGCGGCGGTGGCGGAGGAGCTGGCGCGCGCCACCGGCCTGCCCCTGACCGAGGCGCGCGACCACTTCGAGGCCCAGGCCACCCAGGACGGGGTGGTCGAGACCTCCGGCCAGCTCCGGGCGACGGCGGTCGGCCTGTTCAAGATCGCCAACGACCTGCGCTGGCTCGGTTCGGGACCCCGCACGGGCCTGGGCGAGCTGGCGCTGCCCGACCTCCAGCCCGGCTCGTCGATCATGCCGGGCAAGGTGAACCCGGTGATCCCCGAGGCCACGATGATGGTGGTGGCGCAGGTGATCGGCAACGACGCGGCCGTGGCGTTCGCCGGCGCGCAGGGCAACTTCCAGCTCAACGTGATGCTGCCGGTCATCGCCCGCAACGTGCTGGAGTCGGCCCGCCTGCTCGCGGCGGTGGCCCGCCTGCTCGCGGACAAGGTGCTGGCCGGCGCGGAGCCGCTGCCGGACCGGATGCGCGAGTACGCCGAGTCCTCGCCGTCGATCGTGACGCCGCTCAACCGCTACCTCGGGTACGAGGAGGCGGCGTCCATCGCCAAGCAGTCGCTCAAGGAGCGCAAGACGATCCGCCAGGTCGTGCTGGAGCGCGGTCACGTGCCGGGCAAGCTCAGCGAGGCGCAGTTGGACGAGGCCCTGGACGTGCTGCGGATGGCGCGCGGCGGTCGCTGA
- a CDS encoding exodeoxyribonuclease VII small subunit, protein MSEPGYEEARDELVEVVRKLEAGGLSLEESLALWERGEALAKTCERRLAGARERIDQALAVTEEDVADA, encoded by the coding sequence GTGAGCGAGCCGGGTTACGAGGAGGCCAGGGACGAACTGGTGGAGGTGGTCCGCAAGCTGGAGGCGGGCGGCCTGTCGCTGGAGGAGTCGCTGGCGCTGTGGGAGCGCGGCGAGGCGCTCGCCAAGACCTGCGAACGGCGGCTCGCGGGCGCCCGCGAGCGGATCGATCAAGCGCTCGCGGTGACCGAGGAGGACGTGGCCGACGCCTGA
- a CDS encoding NAD(P)/FAD-dependent oxidoreductase: protein MDLKVDLLIVGAGPTGLFGAYYAGFRDLSVALVDALPEAGGQITAMYPEKMIYDVAGFPAVRGRDLVTALVRQADQWQPTYLLGRQARTLSTVDGGVEVGLADGGVVRARAVLITAGIGEFKPRPLPAGDGWLGRGVVHFVPALGVHAGQHVVVVGGGDSAFDWALALHPVAAGVTIVHRRAAFRAHPPTVRQVRELGVEIITDAEVLALRGDDRLAEVEIGLKGGDRKVLPAQTVVAALGFTADLGPIESWGVELDHRAIVVDSTMRTARDLVYAAGDVAQYPGKVKLIATGFGEAATAVNNIAVRLDPDAHLFPGHSSNAE, encoded by the coding sequence ATGGACCTGAAGGTCGACCTGCTGATCGTGGGCGCCGGACCCACGGGGCTGTTCGGGGCTTACTACGCGGGATTCCGAGACCTCTCCGTGGCGTTGGTCGACGCGCTGCCGGAAGCGGGCGGGCAGATCACCGCGATGTACCCGGAGAAGATGATCTACGACGTGGCGGGGTTCCCGGCCGTGCGCGGGCGGGACCTGGTCACCGCGCTGGTCCGGCAGGCGGACCAGTGGCAGCCGACCTACCTGCTCGGCAGGCAGGCGCGCACGCTGTCCACTGTGGACGGTGGTGTCGAGGTCGGGCTCGCCGACGGCGGCGTGGTCCGCGCGCGTGCGGTCCTGATCACCGCGGGCATCGGCGAGTTCAAGCCGCGACCGCTGCCCGCGGGCGACGGCTGGCTGGGCCGGGGCGTCGTGCACTTCGTGCCCGCGCTGGGCGTCCACGCCGGACAGCACGTCGTCGTGGTCGGCGGCGGCGACTCGGCGTTCGACTGGGCGCTGGCGCTGCACCCCGTCGCGGCCGGCGTCACCATCGTCCACCGCCGCGCCGCGTTCCGCGCGCACCCGCCCACCGTGCGGCAGGTGCGCGAGCTGGGCGTGGAGATCATCACCGACGCGGAGGTGCTGGCGCTGCGCGGCGACGACCGCCTGGCCGAGGTGGAGATCGGGCTCAAGGGCGGCGACCGCAAGGTGCTGCCCGCCCAGACCGTCGTGGCCGCGCTCGGGTTCACCGCCGACCTGGGCCCGATCGAGTCGTGGGGCGTCGAACTGGACCACCGCGCGATCGTCGTGGACTCCACCATGCGGACCGCGCGGGACCTCGTCTACGCGGCGGGCGACGTCGCCCAGTACCCCGGCAAGGTCAAGCTCATCGCGACCGGGTTCGGGGAAGCCGCGACGGCGGTCAACAACATCGCCGTGCGGCTCGACCCCGACGCCCACCTGTTCCCCGGTCACTCCAGCAACGCCGAGTGA
- a CDS encoding PLP-dependent aminotransferase family protein, which produces MPADWTTFRELLLPGLTGRRAVENELRRAIRDGRLGPGARLPSSRDLAGQLGVARGTVTSAYAQLVGEGYLVAKRGSGTTVAATGTRQAPAVERTEPPPRWRFDLRPGLPALGAFPREEWSQAHKAALAALSADELGYPDPAGFPALRAELADYLGRVRAVAARPSDVVVVNGAAEGLSVVGRVLAGLGHASVAVEEPSHFGAAEVLASHGLAVRPVPVDDRGIRVDLLAGTDCRAVLVTAAHQFPLGVVLHPDRRRALLDWARARDGVVVEDDYDAEHRYDRPAVGALQALDPGRVVYQGSASKVLAPALRLGWLVLPPRLRDAVVDRKRLDDLGTGTLHQAAFARLLRTGGYDRHLRRTRQLYRVRRDALLDELAARLPAWTPIGVAAGLHVVVRLPDGTDDLALQERLAGRGVHAQALANFAREPAFPGLVLGYAALTPDRLRLAVHELRAAADLR; this is translated from the coding sequence ATGCCCGCCGACTGGACCACTTTCCGCGAGCTGCTGCTACCGGGCCTCACCGGCCGCCGGGCCGTCGAGAACGAGCTGCGCCGCGCGATCCGGGACGGGCGGCTCGGGCCCGGTGCGCGGCTGCCGTCCAGCCGCGACCTCGCCGGCCAGCTCGGCGTCGCCCGCGGCACCGTCACCTCCGCCTACGCCCAGCTCGTCGGCGAGGGCTACCTGGTCGCCAAGCGCGGCTCCGGCACCACCGTCGCGGCCACCGGCACGCGGCAGGCGCCGGCGGTCGAGCGGACCGAGCCGCCGCCGCGCTGGAGGTTCGACCTGCGGCCCGGCCTGCCCGCGCTGGGCGCGTTCCCGCGCGAGGAGTGGTCGCAGGCCCACAAGGCCGCCCTGGCGGCCCTCTCCGCCGACGAACTGGGCTACCCGGACCCGGCGGGCTTCCCGGCGCTGCGCGCGGAACTCGCCGACTACCTGGGCCGCGTGCGCGCGGTCGCCGCCCGACCGTCCGACGTGGTCGTCGTGAACGGCGCGGCCGAGGGGCTGTCGGTGGTCGGCCGGGTGCTGGCCGGCCTGGGGCACGCGAGCGTCGCGGTCGAGGAGCCGAGCCACTTCGGCGCGGCCGAGGTGCTGGCCTCGCACGGCCTGGCCGTCCGCCCGGTCCCGGTGGACGACCGGGGCATCCGGGTCGACCTGCTGGCCGGCACGGACTGCCGCGCGGTGCTCGTGACGGCCGCGCACCAGTTCCCGCTCGGCGTGGTGCTGCACCCGGACCGCCGGCGGGCGCTGCTGGACTGGGCCCGCGCCCGCGACGGCGTGGTGGTCGAGGACGACTACGACGCCGAGCACCGCTACGACCGCCCCGCGGTGGGCGCGCTCCAGGCCCTGGACCCCGGCCGCGTGGTCTACCAGGGCAGCGCCAGCAAGGTCCTCGCGCCCGCGCTGCGCCTGGGCTGGCTGGTCCTGCCGCCGCGCCTGCGCGACGCGGTCGTGGACCGCAAGCGCCTCGACGACCTGGGCACCGGCACGCTCCACCAGGCCGCGTTCGCGCGGCTGCTCCGGACCGGCGGCTACGACCGGCACCTGCGGCGCACCCGGCAGCTCTACCGGGTGCGCCGCGACGCGCTGCTCGACGAGCTGGCGGCGCGGCTGCCCGCGTGGACCCCGATCGGCGTGGCCGCCGGCCTGCACGTGGTGGTGCGGCTGCCCGACGGCACCGACGACCTGGCCCTCCAGGAGCGCCTGGCCGGGCGCGGCGTCCACGCGCAGGCGCTCGCGAACTTCGCGCGCGAGCCGGCGTTCCCCGGTCTCGTGCTGGGCTACGCGGCGCTGACCCCGGACCGCCTCCGGCTGGCCGTCCACGAGCTGCGGGCAGCCGCCGACCTGCGGTGA
- a CDS encoding lipid droplet-associated protein — protein sequence MKPLPLPVRLAAGLAVTAVEQARKLPQQLAGLPVTVVSEALQLSMRVQQRVTELAIKGDDALAGLRPTEDEPEWATFDEDEEQPSDGPAPRAEDPWEAEERALAAEPPSALPEYDELTLPQLRAKLRTLSADDLRQLLDHERSHANRPEFTGMLARRLANLDTPVSPDTQ from the coding sequence ATGAAGCCACTGCCGCTGCCCGTCCGCCTCGCCGCGGGACTGGCGGTCACCGCCGTCGAGCAGGCCCGGAAGCTTCCGCAGCAGCTCGCCGGCCTGCCCGTCACCGTCGTCAGCGAGGCGCTGCAACTGTCCATGCGGGTCCAGCAGCGGGTGACGGAACTCGCAATCAAGGGTGACGACGCGCTGGCCGGGCTGCGCCCGACCGAGGACGAGCCGGAGTGGGCCACGTTCGACGAGGACGAGGAGCAGCCGTCCGACGGGCCCGCGCCGCGCGCCGAGGACCCGTGGGAGGCCGAGGAGCGGGCGCTGGCCGCCGAGCCGCCCTCCGCGCTGCCCGAGTACGACGAGTTGACGCTGCCGCAGTTGCGGGCGAAGCTGCGCACGCTGTCCGCGGACGACCTGCGGCAGCTCCTCGACCACGAGCGCTCCCACGCGAACCGGCCGGAGTTCACCGGCATGCTGGCCCGCCGGCTCGCCAACCTCGACACCCCTGTGAGCCCTGACACCCAGTGA